In one window of Tenrec ecaudatus isolate mTenEca1 chromosome 3, mTenEca1.hap1, whole genome shotgun sequence DNA:
- the GUF1 gene encoding translation factor GUF1, mitochondrial isoform X2 translates to MWVLAGRGWRRGRALAPRTASLGPLGPGSAHTRPAAACPWAPARHYRPADHQENFDMSRFPADHIRNFSIIAHVDHGKSTLADRLLELTGTIDKTKNNKQVLDKLQVERERGITVKAQTASLFYNCEGKQYLLNLIDTPGHVDFSYEVSRSLSACQGVLLVVDANEGIQAQTVANFFLAFEAQLSVIPVINKIDLKNADPERVEKQIEKLFDIPHDECIKISAKLGTNVERVLQAVIEKIPPPKVHYKNPLRALVFDSTFDQYRGVIANIALFDGVVCKGDKIVSAHTQKSYEVNEVGILRPNEQPTHKLYAGQVGYLIAGMKDVTEAQIGDTLYFHKQPVDPLPGFKSAKPMVFAGMYPTDQSEYNNLKSAVEKLTLNDSSVTVHRDSSLALGAGWRLGFLGLLHMEVFNQRLEQEYNASVILTTPTVPYKAVLSSAKLIKEYREKEITVINPAQFPDRTKVTEYLEPVVLGTIITPDEYIGKIMMLCQARRAVQKNMVYIDQNRVMLQYLFPLNEIVVDFYDSLKSLSSGYASFDYEDAGYQSAELVKMDILLNGNIVDELVTVVHKDKAHAVGKVICERLKDSLPRQLFEIAIQAAIGSKIIARETVKAYRKNVLAKCYGGDITRKMKLLKRQAEGKKKLRKIGNIEVPKDAFIKVLKTQPDK, encoded by the exons ATGTGGGTGctcgccggccggggctggcgcCGGGGACGCGCCCTCGCGCCGCGGACCGCGAGTCTCGGGCCGCTTGGACCTGGCAGCGCTCACACCCGCCCGGCCGCTGCGTGCCCCTGGGCTCCAGCCAGGCACTATCGCCCTGCGGACCACCAG GAAAATTTTGACATGTCTAGATTTCCCGCTGACCATATTAGAAATTTCAGTATCATTGCACATGTGGATCATGGCAAAAGTACTTTAGCTGACAGACTCCTGGAATTAACAG GGACAATTGATAAAACAAAGAATAATAAGCAAGTTCTTGATAAACTGCAAGTGGAACGAGAAAGAGGAATCACTGTTAAAGCACAGACAGCATCTCTCTTTTATAATTGTGAAGGAAAGCAGTACCTTTTGAATCTTATTGACACACCT GGCCATGTTGATTTTAGTTATGAAGTATCCAGGTCTCTCTCTGCCTGCCAGGGTGTTTTACTTGTGgttgatgcaaatgag GGAATTCAAGCCCAAACTGTAGCAAACTTCTTTCTTGCCTTTGAAGCACAGCTATCAGTAATTCCAGTTATCAACAAG ataGATTTGAAGAATGCAGATCCTGAAAGAGTTGAAAAACAAATTGAAAAGTTGTTTGATATCCCACATGATGAATGTATTAAG ATTTCTGCTAAACTTGGAACAAATGTAGAAAGAGTTCTTCAGGCAGTCATTGAAAAAATACCACC TCCTAAAGTGCATTACAAAAACCCCCTGAGGGCTTTGGTATTTGACTCCACCTTTGACCAGTACAGAGGTGTGATAGCCAATATAGCATTATTTGATGGAGTTGTTTGCAAAGGAGATAAAATTGTATCTGCACATACTCAAAAGTCCTATGAAGTTAATGAAGTAGGAATTCTGCGTCCTAATGAGCAACCAACTCATAAATT atATGCAGGACAAGTGGGCTATCTGATTGCTGGGATGAAAGATGTCACTGAAGCACAAATAGGAGATACATTATATTTTCATAAGCAACCAGTGGATCCCTTGCCTGGGTTTAAATCAGCGAAACCAATGGTATTTGCAG GAATGTACCCCACTGACCAGTCTGAATACAATAACCTCAAAAGTGCTGTAGAAAAACTGACTTTAAATGACTCTAGTGTCACAGTTCATCGGGATAGTAGCCTTGCATTAGGTGCTGGCTGGAG GTTGGGATTTCTTGGACTTTTACATATGGAAGTTTTCAACCAGCGGCTAGAGCAAGAATATAATGCTTCTGTTATTTTGACAACTCCTACTGTTCCATATAAAGCTGTCCTTTCATCAGCAAAATTGATAAAG GAATatagagaaaaagaaattacagtcATCAATCCTGCACAGTTCCCTGATAGAACAAAAGTAACAGAGTATTTGGAGCCAGTTGTTTTGGGTACTATTATCACACCAGATGAATACATTGGAAAAATAATGATGCTTTGCCAG GCTCGAAGAGCAGTTCAGAAGAATATGGTGTATATTGATCAAAATAGAGTTATGCTTCAATATCTCTTTCCTTTGAATGAAATTGTGGTGGATTTTTATGATTCCTTGAAATCTTTATCTTCTGGATATGCTAG TTTTGATTATGAAGATGCAGGTTACCAGTCTGCAGAACTTGTAAAAATGGATATTCTACTGAATGGAAATATTGTAGATGAGCTAGTAACAGTTGTACACAA agacaaAGCACATGCTGTTGGCAAAGTCATATGTGAACGCCTAAAGGATTCTCTTCCCAGGCAGCTGTTTGAAATAGCTATTCAAGCTGCTATTGGAAGTAAAATCATTGCAAGAGAAAC TGTGAAAGCGTATAGGAAAAATGTTTTGGCAAAAtgt tATGGTGGTGATATTACTCGAAAAATGAAACTTTTGAAGAGACAAGCAGAAGGGAAGAAAAAACTGAGAAAAATTGGCAACATTGAAGTCCCAAAAGATGCTTTTATAAAAGTTCTAAAGACACAACCTGATAAATAA
- the GUF1 gene encoding translation factor GUF1, mitochondrial isoform X1: MWVLAGRGWRRGRALAPRTASLGPLGPGSAHTRPAAACPWAPARHYRPADHQENFDMSRFPADHIRNFSIIAHVDHGKSTLADRLLELTGTIDKTKNNKQVLDKLQVERERGITVKAQTASLFYNCEGKQYLLNLIDTPGHVDFSYEVSRSLSACQGVLLVVDANEGIQAQTVANFFLAFEAQLSVIPVINKIDLKNADPERVEKQIEKLFDIPHDECIKISAKLGTNVERVLQAVIEKIPPPKVHYKNPLRALVFDSTFDQYRGVIANIALFDGVVCKGDKIVSAHTQKSYEVNEVGILRPNEQPTHKLYAGQVGYLIAGMKDVTEAQIGDTLYFHKQPVDPLPGFKSAKPMVFAGMYPTDQSEYNNLKSAVEKLTLNDSSVTVHRDSSLALGAGWRLGFLGLLHMEVFNQRLEQEYNASVILTTPTVPYKAVLSSAKLIKEYREKEITVINPAQFPDRTKVTEYLEPVVLGTIITPDEYIGKIMMLCQARRAVQKNMVYIDQNRVMLQYLFPLNEIVVDFYDSLKSLSSGYASFDYEDAGYQSAELVKMDILLNGNIVDELVTVVHKDKAHAVGKVICERLKDSLPRQLFEIAIQAAIGSKIIARETVKAYRKNVLAKCWLKEKRTMMKRKFRMEWQGPQGMLKVDFGARAWCPNRMDWKTLLRASKRSLN; the protein is encoded by the exons ATGTGGGTGctcgccggccggggctggcgcCGGGGACGCGCCCTCGCGCCGCGGACCGCGAGTCTCGGGCCGCTTGGACCTGGCAGCGCTCACACCCGCCCGGCCGCTGCGTGCCCCTGGGCTCCAGCCAGGCACTATCGCCCTGCGGACCACCAG GAAAATTTTGACATGTCTAGATTTCCCGCTGACCATATTAGAAATTTCAGTATCATTGCACATGTGGATCATGGCAAAAGTACTTTAGCTGACAGACTCCTGGAATTAACAG GGACAATTGATAAAACAAAGAATAATAAGCAAGTTCTTGATAAACTGCAAGTGGAACGAGAAAGAGGAATCACTGTTAAAGCACAGACAGCATCTCTCTTTTATAATTGTGAAGGAAAGCAGTACCTTTTGAATCTTATTGACACACCT GGCCATGTTGATTTTAGTTATGAAGTATCCAGGTCTCTCTCTGCCTGCCAGGGTGTTTTACTTGTGgttgatgcaaatgag GGAATTCAAGCCCAAACTGTAGCAAACTTCTTTCTTGCCTTTGAAGCACAGCTATCAGTAATTCCAGTTATCAACAAG ataGATTTGAAGAATGCAGATCCTGAAAGAGTTGAAAAACAAATTGAAAAGTTGTTTGATATCCCACATGATGAATGTATTAAG ATTTCTGCTAAACTTGGAACAAATGTAGAAAGAGTTCTTCAGGCAGTCATTGAAAAAATACCACC TCCTAAAGTGCATTACAAAAACCCCCTGAGGGCTTTGGTATTTGACTCCACCTTTGACCAGTACAGAGGTGTGATAGCCAATATAGCATTATTTGATGGAGTTGTTTGCAAAGGAGATAAAATTGTATCTGCACATACTCAAAAGTCCTATGAAGTTAATGAAGTAGGAATTCTGCGTCCTAATGAGCAACCAACTCATAAATT atATGCAGGACAAGTGGGCTATCTGATTGCTGGGATGAAAGATGTCACTGAAGCACAAATAGGAGATACATTATATTTTCATAAGCAACCAGTGGATCCCTTGCCTGGGTTTAAATCAGCGAAACCAATGGTATTTGCAG GAATGTACCCCACTGACCAGTCTGAATACAATAACCTCAAAAGTGCTGTAGAAAAACTGACTTTAAATGACTCTAGTGTCACAGTTCATCGGGATAGTAGCCTTGCATTAGGTGCTGGCTGGAG GTTGGGATTTCTTGGACTTTTACATATGGAAGTTTTCAACCAGCGGCTAGAGCAAGAATATAATGCTTCTGTTATTTTGACAACTCCTACTGTTCCATATAAAGCTGTCCTTTCATCAGCAAAATTGATAAAG GAATatagagaaaaagaaattacagtcATCAATCCTGCACAGTTCCCTGATAGAACAAAAGTAACAGAGTATTTGGAGCCAGTTGTTTTGGGTACTATTATCACACCAGATGAATACATTGGAAAAATAATGATGCTTTGCCAG GCTCGAAGAGCAGTTCAGAAGAATATGGTGTATATTGATCAAAATAGAGTTATGCTTCAATATCTCTTTCCTTTGAATGAAATTGTGGTGGATTTTTATGATTCCTTGAAATCTTTATCTTCTGGATATGCTAG TTTTGATTATGAAGATGCAGGTTACCAGTCTGCAGAACTTGTAAAAATGGATATTCTACTGAATGGAAATATTGTAGATGAGCTAGTAACAGTTGTACACAA agacaaAGCACATGCTGTTGGCAAAGTCATATGTGAACGCCTAAAGGATTCTCTTCCCAGGCAGCTGTTTGAAATAGCTATTCAAGCTGCTATTGGAAGTAAAATCATTGCAAGAGAAAC TGTGAAAGCGTATAGGAAAAATGTTTTGGCAAAAtgt